The genomic DNA AACCACCCCGCTCCCCCGAGCGCGCCGACGACGAGCGTGAAGGGGGCCTGCGGTGAGGCGAGGTTGACGCCGCCTCGCACGACGAAGGCGCCCGCGACGTCGAGCCCGAAGTGGGCGCCCAGGGAGAGGTTGGAGAGAGCGAACGACCCGGCGGAGACGTCGGGGAGCGGGAGGGCGAGGGTGGCCTCGGCGCCGGTCGGGGTGACCCGGAGCGTGACGCCGTCCTCCGAGCGCGAGAACCCCCGGATGAGGTCGGAGAGGAACTGGAGGGGGCCCGGGAGCCGGACGCGATCCGGCCGGATGTCGAAAGAGAGGCGCTCGTCGCGGAGGCGGAGCGTGGTGTCTAGGAACTCGACGAGGGTGGTGCCGCCCATCTGGACCTCCCAGGTGCCCTGAATGTCGGCCGTGACGACCGAGCGGCCTGGGCGGCCGGCTTCAACCTCGAAGCGCGACTCCGCCTGGAAACGGGCCGAGCGGAGGTGGAGGCCGAACCCGGCGAGCGAGAAGACCTCGGCCCCGCCGCCGATCCGCTCGTCGACGCCGACCTGGACCCACGCCTTCCGGGAGTCGGGGTCGACCCCGTGGGCCACGCGGATCCGGTCCGAGGCCCCGAGGGGGAGGCGGAGGGCGGGGAAGAGGTCCTCGAGACGGAGCCCGGCGAAGGACGGGAAGATCTGGTTGAGGTCGAAGGCCTCGAGGTCGATCGGGACGAGGCGCTCGGTGAGCGAGGCGATGGGGAGGCGGCTCCCGACGGCCTGGAGGGCGTCCCGGGCCTGGGTGTCGAGCTGGGCGAGGATGGGGGTGAGGGTCGTCTCCGGCCGGACTGCGAGGGCCCGGCCCGCGTCGCCCAGGGCGTGGTAGTAGTAGGCGACCCGCGCCAGCTCCGGGGGGACGTCCGGGTCGGGGAGCTGAAACCGGAGCGAGGGGAGGCGGGGCAGCTCCCCAAACGCCCGGACTGTGCGGAGGGCGGCGTCGGCGGGGGCGAGGACGGGGGCGGCGATCTCCTTGAGGAGGCTGCCGGCCTTGTGCGCCGCCTGTGCCTCGAGGCGGTCGATGAGGGTGTCGACCTCCTTCCCGAGCGTCGCCAGCCGTCGCGAGAGCTGGTCGGGTGCGGGCACGACCGCGAGCGCGTCGTCGAGCCACCCCTCTAGGTAGGCGCCGGGTTTCTCGCCGAGCGCATCCTGGATGGCCTTCTTTACGTCCTCCTCGGATGGCACGAGCTGCTCACATTGACCCCGCGCGGTTGCAACCGCGGCATCGATCGTCGCTTCGGTGTCCTCCCGCATCCGCTTCGCGAGGTCATCGCCCAGCTTCCGGAGCGTGCTGAGCGCCCTCTTGAGTGAATCCGACTCGTCGTCAATGCTATCCCGGATGGTTCCTACGTCCGTTTGGATCTCAGACAGGACGTCTCTCAGGGCCTTCTTGAGAGGCTGCTCCACAGTGCTTACGACGCCGCTCTTGAGCATTCGCGCGGTCTCGGCCACGGTGGTATCGACGGTACCGATCAAGGCCTCGACCTCCTCATCGGTCGCCTCGATTGCATCGACAGCGGCCTCGGTCATCACGGAGGTGACCTCCTTGCCCGCTCGGACGGCCTCCTCGACGTCGACGAAAGCCTTGGAGCGCTCGAAGCCTCTCAGCTTGGAGCGTACCGCCCGAGTCGCGCGCCTTACCGTCTCGGAAGGCGTGCTGTACAGGCCTCCCGTGAACACTCGAGCCGCCCCGTCGATGGCCCCCTCGATCTCGGCGAGAGCGCTTTCCGCACCGCCAACGAGCGTCCCTAGCTGGGCACGGGCGCGCGTCCACGCCGCGAGAGCGCCGTCGGCTGCGGTGGTAAGATCCTTGATGGCGTCCTTGAGCGGTCCGAAGCCCGGACGGAGTCGGCCGAGGGCGTCCCTGCTCTGCTCCGAGAAGAAGTCGACTGCCCGCCGGAGCGGGGACGACGCCTCGGACTCAAGCTGCTCTTGGAGCCAGCTGATGCGGGCGAGGAGACCGTCGAGGCCTTCTAGGAAGGTCTCTTTCTGCGGGATAGTCCCTTCGGTGAGAGACGCGATGGCTCCGAGGATCTGGTTCTCGGCCGAGCGGGCCAGCACGGCCAAGGGGGCCAGGGACCGACGGGCCTGGGACTCGACCGCCCCACAAACCTCGCCCTGGGACGGGAGGGGAATCTCGAGGAGTTTGTCGCCAAGGGTTCTGAAGGGGATACGGCGTACCCGCTTTCGGAGACGCTCGACGTACTTCTCGACCTCCTTACTCCCCAGGGGGATAGACTCCGCCAGTCGGAGATCCTCGACGATCTCGGACCACTCCGTTCGCACCCGGTCCCGGTAGTCCAAGAACGTCTCCTCGATACTGGAGGCCCCTTCGCGAAGACGCTTCGGGGGGGAGGAGGTCCCCCGCATGAGTGTCACGTTGCGGAGGCGGGCGCCGACCGCCTCCGCCGCCCGCCCCGCGACGACGTCGATGGGCTCAGGGAGCGGATCAAGGCGGAACGTGAAAGGGCCGAGTCCCCCCTTCGCGGGGGGGTCGGGGTCGGGCGCTCCCTCGGGCTCGACGACTCCCCTCTTCCAGTGTGCAGGAATATCCGAGGGCTCCATGGCCCCGCGCGTCGGCCACGCGTAGTCGATGCCCTGGACGGCGGGCCAGAGGTGGGGGTCCGAGGGCTGATTCACCCGAGTGCTGGTGTAGAAGTACAGCTTCTCGGGCTCCGCGAGGGTCACGGGGGCCGGCTCGCCGTCCTTTGCTAGCGCGCAGAGGATTGAGATGTGCGGGCGGGGGTAAACCGAGGCGGGGGTGGCATCGGGCCTCCACAGGGGGACCTTGAACCCGATGGCCTCGGTGGCCGGGCCGCCCGGCGAGCCCACGTCCTCGCCCCACGCCGACGAGACGTTGATCTGGCGCTGGTCTCGATGGAACCGCATCCCGACGACCGGGCCTGCGTTGGCCTCCGGTCCGCCCTCGTCCCGGAACGAGCGCTCGGGCTCCAGGATCTCGACGTACTCGCGGACCTTCCGGAGCGCGGGGCGCCCGAGGAGCGTGTCCTGGACCTCGGCGAACTGGACGGTGGGCGCGACGGTTCGCTCGTAGACGATGACGAGCTTGGCGCGGTGCCACCCGACGCTGATGCGGCCGAACACCTCGAGGGTGACCTCGTGGGTCCGACCCATGGTAGTCGAGGACGAGATGCGGAAGAGCCCGTCGGCGAAGGTGGCGACCTGATCGCCCCACCCGCCCAAGGCCGAGAACGCCGCGCTGTGGAGCTCGCCGGTGTCGGACGTGCCGGCCTGCCAGAGGCGGTCGTAGAGATTGAGAGACTCGAAGGGCCAGGCGAAGCCGCCGGGGAGTGGAGGACCGGGGTTGACCGTGGTCTCCGGGGCGGCCCGGTACGTGTCGGGCGGGACGTGGGGGACCCGGCGCTCCGGGTTCGACGTAGAGACGGGGAGCCGGAGGCGGGCGTTCGGCCGCAGCGAGTAGGACACCCCTTCCCTGATATAGAGCGGGGCCGCGCCCTGGCCGAGGCGCCGGGGCTCGAGGAGCGCCAGGCGTCCCCGGTGGAGGGGGTGCCACCGCCTCCACCGCTCGGCTGCGCGGTCCCACCGGGCGGCCTGGCCGGGGGTCAGGGTGAGGGGTGCGGGGCCGATCTCCGCAGGTAGCGACCCCATCCACGCCCCGATTTCCGCGAGCCACAGGTCGTCACGCTCGATGCGCCCCGTCATGCCGTAGAACATCTCGAACACCGCCGAGAGGAGCTGCACGCCGGGCTCGCGTTGACCGGGACTCTCGAGGAGCTGGCGGAGATTCCAACGGGCCTCGCCCTCGGGCTGGATGCGGAGCCGGGTGGGAGGGGCAAAGCGGTAGGCGGCGGGCGTCTTCTCCGCGAGGTCGGGGTCGAGCCCTTCGACCGATCGCTGCTTCTCCATGGCCTCGCCGACGGCCTGCGTCTGGAGGACGAGGTCCATGCCGGACGGGGCGAATCGGAAGGACCACCCGCTCGTGGGGTGGTAGGTCGCGAGGGTGTCTGACCGCGCGTCGCCGAGGGGGTCCTTGTACCGGACCTGGGCGACGAGAAAGGGGTCGCGGTCGAGGACCAGGAGGGACTTGGTGGCCGGACCTCCGGGCGGGGGGGACCCGGGTCGGCTGACCGTCAGGCGGACGGTCTGGGAGAGCGTGGAGAGGGCGCTCTCCTGGACCCGGACGCGTCCGGGAGACTCCGTCGCAGGCTTCGGCTCTGCCCCCTCCGCGGGAGGTGGCAGCTCAAGGATGAGGGGCGGCTCGCGCGTGAACGGGGCGTGGGGGTCGGAGCGGGCCTCCCCATAGCGCTCCTCGGCGCGCGCGTACTCGTCGCCAGCGGCGGGGTCCTGTCCACCGGGCGAGAGCCCGTCGAGACCGAGTTGGAGGTCGAGGCGCTGGACGACGGGCCCTCCCGAGCGGGCGTCGCCGGTCGTCGACCGCCGGACGTACAGGGCGCCGGGGGAGTCTGCGAGGTCCCCCCTCCTAATATCGGAAACCGTGTCTGTGGCCGGGCCGAAGCGGAGGGCGACGGCGCCCAGCCGGACCTCCTGGGGGTCCTGTGACGAAGGGGAGACCGACACCTCCGAGACCGCGAACCGGAGGTGGGGCTCGACGAACCGGAGGTCCAGCCCGTCCTCGGGCTCGTTCGCGTCGTTGATGTTGTGTAGGAAGAGGGTGCGTCGTAGCCCGCGGCCGTCTCCGTCCGACGTCTGGAACCCGGGGAAGCGGGCTGCCACGGCGTACCCCGCGAGGCCGCCGCCCTCCCCGTAGCCTGGGGAGAGGTAGAGGAGCTGGGCCGTGGGCGCCGGCCCGAGGTCGTCCATGGCGAACGTGGCGGCCCAGTGCCCCTTGCCGTACGCCCAAGCCTTGTCCACGACGGGGAGGAGGGTCAGGGGGTGCCCGTCCCGCGCGGTCCGCAATGAGTGGAGCATCGGCTCGCTCACGTAGCGGTTGATCCACTCTGCAAGTCGTTCGCCATCAATCAGAGTTGCAGGGTGGTTGCTCGTCCTCGGTCGCGCGAGTTGCCATGTGGGCACGTCCGTATCCACGAACCATCGGGGCAGGCCCTGCACGTCAGCCGTTGGGCGTGCCGCTCGCTGACGGAGGAGCACCTTAAACGGCTTCGAGTCGATGCCGATTTCGCCCCGAGCTTTCAGCCCCGACAGGCTCTGAGGAAATCTTGCCGTAAACGCGACTCGCGGGCGTGCGCCGATCTTTGCCTCCCGTACCGTGGCGGAGAGATTGAAGTTGAGCCGGCCGTCGCTCACGCCTATAGACAAGTCCGGCCTCCCCGAGTCATACACGCCAGGTAACTCTAAACCGACCTCTTCTCGGACGAAGCGACTAGCATGGATTTGATCGGCCACGCCAGAGGCATTAGACCTCCACGAAAACTCGGACTCGAAAACGGATTGGTCGAGCCGAACGGATGTTCTCTCTCCCAGTCCCGCCCATCGCGCTTGGTCTAGTGCTGGTGGGTCAGCGGGGGAGCTACCACCCACAAGTCGGGCAGAGAATCTCAGAGAACCCGCGTTGTGGAGCGCGCATCGAGTTCTGAACTGAACCTCGAGGTCCTGCATGGGTGAGCCGACTTCAGCGGGAAGCGACGTGCTCGCGTCGGGGACGATCGGGATCCAGACGAGCGGCCTAGAATCATCGATCTGACTGCCGGGACGCGCGAGGAGAGCAAGCCCGTCGAGCGACTCTACGGCTGCCTCCCGTGTTACTACAAACTGGGCTTTGTCAGAGTCGTAGGAAAGAGAATAAGCCTCGATGCCCCGCGTGAAACCAACCAGGAGGGGGTAAGACGGCATGTCAGAGCGGGCTCGATGGAGGGACTATTGGGGGCAGGAGTGGCCTGATTTTCGCGAGCCATAAGTGTATGCGGTCCCGACGCGGTACCAACAGAGCGGCTTGGACTTGGAGCCGCCGGGGGCGTAGGGACCGGCGTTGGCCGCGGCCGGGAGGCCCCGTAGATCGCCGTGGGCGAACCGTTCCTCGGCGCCGCCCTCCGTGTAGTACTCCCCGACCCCCGTGAAGCCCTCTTTGACCAACTCGTCGGCGAACGCGACGGATGTCAGCCCATCGACCCTCGCGTCGGCCGCGATCCCAGAGTTGTGGGCACTATCGCTCGGGGATCCCGGCCGCTTGCCGGAGGTGACCACGACGTCTTTGCCGAGACGCTTCGATATCCGCTTCAGGCGTGTGAGAACCTCGTCGTGCAGTCCTTGCGTATCTCCTGTGACAGGCATGCTGGGAGCGGTTGTGGCTGACCGCACGATACGGGAGACCGCTCGAATAGGAGCCGCCATCGAGGCGGTGACTTCATTATCTAGATGTGATCAGCCTGATACGCAGACCATGGGGTCCGACAATTAAACGCGTAGAATTGTCCGGTAACCGACCACGAACGTCCTTATCTGGGCTCTGAGGCGGTCGTGAGGCCGTGACACCGATGAGTCGAGAGCTGTCAGCCGGTTCCGAGAGGTCTGTGAACAGCGCGCAGCGTGCTCATGGGCGTCCTAACCGGTTGGTGGTCCTCGCCAACCGTTCACAATGGTTCTGTTGCTTGTCGGACCCGGACTGGGGCCGAGCGGAGGTAAAACAGATCGCCCGCGACGCTTCGACACGGCAAGCCACCGTCCCTGGGGGCACTCCTCAGAGGCGGCGTAAGGCGGTGTGTCGGTGTCGTCTCTATTTCGCCCTTTTGGCCTGCCGGGTCTGGACGTCAGGACCCGTGGACCGGACGACGACACGGCCACGGGGAAACTCGACGTGGAGCTCGGGCCAGACGGCCGCGATCGCGCGGATGGCGTCGCGCACCTTGTAGCCGAAGTTCTTCTTGGCCGAAGCGGTGAGCTTGCCGTGCTCGTCGGTCTTGTAGTGGCTGCCAAGCTGGGCGTGGAGCTGGTCGTAGTTCACGACGACCTCGGGCCGACCCGTCCGTTCGAGTCCGCTCAGGCGGTACGTGAGCCACAGGTAGAGGTCGTACGCCGTCGGCCGCGCGCGGAAGAGCTGTGCCTTGCGGAAGTCGATAGGGAAACAGGAGCCGACGACGATCTCGTGCCAGAAGCGGTCCGAGAGCGTGATCGTCCCGCCGTCGGCGGGCTCGCTCGTAGGGGTGGCCGCGCAGTGCCAGAAGTGGTAGCTGTCGACGAACAGGATGCTCTCGCCGCGCTGGTGGGCGTGCGGTCCCTCGAACGTGTCCCAGCGGTAGTCCACGACGGCCGTCGACAGGCGTTGGAGCTGGTCGATGACGTAGGCGATGCGTCCGTGCTCGCCGCCCGACGGCGTGATGTCGACGCGCTCGCAGAAGTCCGTCAGCGTGGTCCCGAGGTCGATCGTGCGCCGCTTCTTGATCTGGGCCTCGGTGATGATGTAGCACAGCAGCAGCCGCGCCAGGCCGCCGAACGGGATGCCACGCGACACCTCGGGGTGGACGTGGTTCGGGCCGCGCTTCGTCCCCGCGCGGATGGTGAGCGTAAAGCTGCCATTCGTGGCGGCGTAGGTCGTCGCCAGGAGCGGTTGGGGCTTGCCACCCACGCCATGGATGGTGACGCGCTCGCCGTCGGCGCCGAGGAGGTAGCGCTCTTTGTGAGGCAGCATCGCCTGCACGAACGTCGTCGGGTTCATGGCGATGGCCCCGGCGTCCTCGGGCCGTTGCGAGAGGATGTGGGTCACCCGTCGGTTGCGGTTGTCGCGGCGCGTCTGGGCTGCCAGTTCGGCTCTGGATGGCCGCGATGGTGTCCGGTCACCGGGGGAGGGCTTGGCGTGGGGCGTCTCGCTCATAGAGGCTCGGGCTGAGAGCCAGCCGAGCGTCGGTGAGCGAACGAGCGAACCTCTAAGTCTCCTATCTTTGAGGCTGTGCAGCCGATTCGTCACCGGACCCCGGTCGTGACTCGGATGAAGTAGGGCCGGCTCTCTCTGCAAAGAGGGCCGGCTCTGCGCTTTCGAAAGGGCGTCTATTCTCTCTGGTTGAGGATTGGGGTGTTCGGTGGGGCGGTGATGGATGGGGTGCGCGTGTGGTCGAGGAGCGCATCGAGGAGGCGAGCCCTGGTCGCGGGTGGGCTGGGCGTGCACCGTCTCCGCCCTCGTGCGGTGCCGTCTAGGTCTAGCTTGTCAGTCCGCCGACAGAGTGCTCGCGCTACGACACGGTCAAGGTTGTGTCGCCCTGCGAGCGGCCCGCGGACCCCCCTCTGAGCCATCCTTTCCTGGTCGTGTCCACGTCCGAACCCATCGCCGACTCTGACGGCTTCCAGCCGACGAGCGGGGCCTCGCCCGCGTACCGGCGCACCGGACCCTCGGTCCACGCGCTGACCTACTACGTCCTGCTCGTCACGCGGCGGCGGCGGCCCCTGTTCGAGGGCGCGGCTGCGGCGGCCAGGCTGAAGGAGCTGCTGAGACTGGAGGCCGAGCGGATGGGCTTGGGCGTCGAGTCCATCGACGTGAACCCGGCCACGGTCACGATCCACATCCACGCCCCACCGACGCTGTCGCCCCACAAGATCGTGCGCGAGCTTCGCCGGGCCGCGTCGGGGCCGCTGCGCGAGGAGTTTCCGCACATCAAGAGCGCGGGCGGCTTGTTCGTCCGCGACTACATGGTGACCTCGGTACCCGTCCCGGAGACGGACTGCGACGCGTTCGAGCGTCACATCCCGAAGCGCTGGACGCCGAAAGCGGCGTCGCCGAAGGCGGAGGAGTAAAGGCACGGCCTTCCAGCTCACGGCGTCAGTTCGTCGTCGGCTGGTCGCGGAGTCCCTCGGTCGTGGGCCTGTCGGGCCGCGTGGACGAGGAGGGGGCCAGGATCACCTCGGCCCTGGGGTTGTCGCGCGCGACGCTCCTCAGAACGTCGAGCGGGTTCGCGCCGGCGGCGTAGGCGGTCGGGAGCGTGTCCTGCTCGAACGTCTTCAGGACGTCGGGGGAGGAGAAGCGGGCGACGTAGCGGTGCTCGTGGAGGAACACCCGGATGGTGGGCCTGCGGCGCATGGCTGTCGAGATCTGTGAGCAGGTTTGGACGGCCATGATGCCCAAGTGAAAACGCTTAAGTCCTGTGGGCATCGCCGGTGCGGATAAATGTGCACACTGACCTACATACCGTTACAGAGCGGATCCGCTCTGTTCTGCGGCGGCCGTTCCCCGGAACCTGCTCGGCGACCTCCCATCGCCGATGCCACCCCCCCGAGCCACGGATCCCGACGTCCACCGCCTGTTCCTCAAGGCGGTGGGGACGGTCGTCCGTCGGCGGCGGGAAGCGGTCGGGATGACGCAGGAGCGTCTGGAGGCGGCGTCGGCGGTTCACGTGACCCACGTGCGCGCGATCGAGGCCGGGCGGCGGAACGCGTCGGGGCTGGTGCTGTGGCAGCTGGCGCAGGGGCTCGGCGTCTCCTACGGGACGTTCAGCACGGAAGTCGAAGCGGAAGTCGGCGCGTCGCGCGAGGGATAGCGGGTCGCCAGAAGCCTTCTGGAGACAAACGGTCTCTGGTGGGCGTGAGCCGATGCTACACGACGACGAGCCTGCAGGGAGCCTCGGGCGGCATCCGCCGGAAGTCGCGGTCGTTGAACGTGCGCAGCTCGTCGGCGCCGGCCTTCTCCGCCGCGCGGACGTGGAGCCCGTCGTAGACGGCGCCGCTCAGCAGGTCGAGGGCCGCCATCCGGTCGAGCACGGCGCGGTAGTCGTCGGCGCCCAGCGGGACGACCTCGGCGAACTGGAGCGCCCCCTCCTCAATCAGGCGGAGGACGGCCGTCGGCGTGAGGCGGGGCCTCAGGGCCGTGAGCGTCGCGTAGGTCTCGGCGAGCGCGTGCGCGGCGACGACGAGATCGATCTCGCCAGAGGCGGCGCGGTCGAGAGTCGGGGCCGCGCGCCCGTGGTGGGGGTGCGCTTCGATGAGGCCAGGGACGAGGACGGACGTGTCAGCGAGGACCCTCACGCGTCCCGGCCCTCGGCTTCCGAGTCGTCGGCGTCAGGGATGTCCACGCCGGCGAGGTGGCCCGTCCGCGCGAGGCGCTGCTCCCGGATAAACGCCACGATGTCTTGGCCGTGCGGGTCGATGGCGCCGGTGTAGACGAGGCGCCCGTTCTTGCGAACGAGCGGCGGCGCGTCGGGCACGGCGCGG from Rubricoccus marinus includes the following:
- a CDS encoding replication protein RepA, with translation MTHILSQRPEDAGAIAMNPTTFVQAMLPHKERYLLGADGERVTIHGVGGKPQPLLATTYAATNGSFTLTIRAGTKRGPNHVHPEVSRGIPFGGLARLLLCYIITEAQIKKRRTIDLGTTLTDFCERVDITPSGGEHGRIAYVIDQLQRLSTAVVDYRWDTFEGPHAHQRGESILFVDSYHFWHCAATPTSEPADGGTITLSDRFWHEIVVGSCFPIDFRKAQLFRARPTAYDLYLWLTYRLSGLERTGRPEVVVNYDQLHAQLGSHYKTDEHGKLTASAKKNFGYKVRDAIRAIAAVWPELHVEFPRGRVVVRSTGPDVQTRQAKRAK
- a CDS encoding transposase produces the protein MSTSEPIADSDGFQPTSGASPAYRRTGPSVHALTYYVLLVTRRRRPLFEGAAAAARLKELLRLEAERMGLGVESIDVNPATVTIHIHAPPTLSPHKIVRELRRAASGPLREEFPHIKSAGGLFVRDYMVTSVPVPETDCDAFERHIPKRWTPKAASPKAEE
- a CDS encoding type II toxin-antitoxin system VapC family toxin, which gives rise to MRVLADTSVLVPGLIEAHPHHGRAAPTLDRAASGEIDLVVAAHALAETYATLTALRPRLTPTAVLRLIEEGALQFAEVVPLGADDYRAVLDRMAALDLLSGAVYDGLHVRAAEKAGADELRTFNDRDFRRMPPEAPCRLVVV
- a CDS encoding helix-turn-helix domain-containing protein, with the translated sequence MPPPRATDPDVHRLFLKAVGTVVRRRREAVGMTQERLEAASAVHVTHVRAIEAGRRNASGLVLWQLAQGLGVSYGTFSTEVEAEVGASREG
- a CDS encoding AbrB/MazE/SpoVT family DNA-binding domain-containing protein, translating into MTVTIDKFGRVLIPKPLRDRLGLSAGAEISLDVHTGGDGAPSLELRAVPDAPPLVRKNGRLVYTGAIDPHGQDIVAFIREQRLARTGHLAGVDIPDADDSEAEGRDA